The genome window CAACTTGAAATTTATTTTCTACTAAATTTTCATATTGATAACCATTATTCAATGCTAAAAAGCTCAAACTAAGTTTAGAAAATTTTTGGTTGAACCAAATGAACTGCATGTTTTTATAGTTTGTCACATAACCCGATTCGTACAAAACTTCATTGTTATTATTTAACGCTGCTCCGAAATCCAATTGGTAGCCATTTTTCTTGTTTGTAACCAAAACAGCATCGTGGCTTTGACCTTGTTGCAACCAATCGATTCCACCCATAATTCTTTGATTATCATAAGAAAGCACTTGTCGTCCAAATTTTGCTGTCCAATTCGTATTGAAATCATACGAAATCCAAGATTCGAATAACGCTACTCCGTTTTTATCCGATGGAGAAGTTGTAGCCACATCGCCCCAAACTCTAACGTTTTGAAATGATAAATTGGCTTTCAATTTTTCTTGTTTGTAGAAGAAATTCATTCTTGAACGTTGGGAAACAAACGAAGTGGGATAAAAATCATCTTTCATTAATTCTTTGAAACCATTTCGGTATTCAAATCGAGGTCGTATTTGTAGGTTGACTTCTAACTCTTGGGCAAAAGAACCTACAGTTGAAATTGCAAAAGCAACTGCAACTAGCATTTTATTTTGAAGTTTCATGTTTTATTGATTTTTTGGGGAAGCCACTACTCTATTTTAGCCGCTTCTTCTTTGATTTTTGAAACCGTTTTGTCGTAACTAACTCCTAAGCCTTCTTGTTGGAATGCCAATTCGCCTTCCGCATTAAATACACTGATGATATTGGAATGTGAGAAATCTATCGGAGATATTTTTTTATAATTTACGGCTAGAACTGCAGCGAATTCTCTGGTATTTTCTTCATTTGAACGCAAGAAAACCCATTGATCTCCAGTCATTTTATTTTCGATAGAGAAATCTTTTAATCGTTTTGGAGTATCCACCGTTGGATCAATACTTACTAAAACCAATTGGACTTTATCCTTGTATTCTTCAGGAATTCGCTCTTCAATGTGACGCATATCTGCGACTAATCTTGGACAAGCGGCTTTACATGAAGTGTAAATCATCACCATAACAAGAACTTTTCCTCTTAATTCTTTCAATTCAATATCTTTTCCGTCTTGATTGGTCCATTTTTCAGGTAAGTTATAAATTGATAAATCGGTGATGGGTTTATCTTTTATATCTTGTTTTTCTTCTTTTGTATTACATCCGATTAATAAAAGGGAAGCAATTACGAATAAAATTATCTTTTTCATAACTCAATTTTTTAATTGAAAACTCAATTAGCGATGTTTTTGGCACATCGGAAACCTAAATTTTTTGTCGTATAGTTTGCTTTTATACTGCCTCTGAAAGCGTAGCGCATAAAAGCGGCATAATTCATTAAATCGGTGGCGTTGACAGAACCACTTCCGCAGAACAAATCTTTATCGGTATCTTTATCTTTTCTGGATTCTCCTGATAAAAAGATACTGTTGAAATCGAAAGTCCATTCCCAAACTAATCCGTGCATATCGTAAACGCCCCAGTAATTCTTGAATGTTTTCCCTACAGAATTGTTGTAGGTTTTGTTTTTTTCGTACCAACTCAAGATATATTTATTGAATTCTTCTCTAGTTCTGGCGTCTTTTCGTTTTTCATCTGCCATAGCTACATATTCCCATTCATCTAAAGTGGCTAATCTTTTACCTTGACATTCGCAGTATTCTTTTGCAGCAAACCATGAAATATTGGTAACTGGCGCATTAGCATTTAATGGTCCAAAACTTAAATCGCCAGTCCATTCTGATAAATATGTTGTATTAGCAAAAAGGCGTTTGATTTTTGATTTTCTGTAATTCGGATTTTTTTTCAAAAATTCTAAATATTCCTGATTCGTTACCGGATACACATCCAACAAAAAGGATTTTATGTACACTGGTTTTTTATCTGTTGTTCCATATAACGGAACATAACTCCCTGCTCCAATGGTTACCATATCTTTGGGTACCTGAGAAAAAGAAATGGAAACCCAAAATAATAAAATTAGGCAGTAGTGAAATCGTTTCATAAATTGAGCTCCCATTCTTCAGTTTGTTTATTGTTTATACTTATTTTTTACCTCTTTGTGCTTTTACCATAGCTGGAGTAACTTTTGTATTGTTATTTCCCCAACTGCTGTAAACATAAGTCAGTACGTCAGCCACTTGTTGGTCGTTTAATCCTTGACTAGTCATCGCACTATTGTATTTTTTACCATTTACAGTTACAGGTCCGCTTAATCCGTTTAGTACCACTTTAATGGCTCTGTTTACATCTTTATTTAAGTAATCGGATTTAGCTAAAGGAGGAAATGCATTTGGAATTCCCTGTCCGTTTGCCTGATGGCATGCGATACATGTTTTGCTATAAATTGCTTTTCCTTTATTTACATCCTGAAATGCAACTACTTCAGATGTCTTGGTGGTTGGCAATTTAAAACTGATTAAAGTTCCGGTTACGATAAGTGCAATGACACTCAATACTATTTTTTTCATTTTTGTTAACTATATTTATTTGATTATTATTCGTGCATATCTTTTACTTTAGGCGCTGGTTTTGCTCTTTGTGTTTTAACCATTTCAGGGGTTACTTTGGTTTTGTTGTTACCCCAACTGTTATACACATAAGTTAAAACATCTGAAATTTCTTGATCCGTAAGGTTTTGACTTGTCATTACAGAATTGTATTTTTTACCATTTACAGTGATTTCACCACTTAATCCGTGAAGAACTGCATTAACTGCTCTATTTGAATCTGCGTTTAAGAAATCAGATTTTGCTAATGGAGGGAAAGCCCCCGGAATACCTTGACCTTCTGATTGGTGACAAGCAAAACAAGTTCTTCCATAAATATTTTTACCATCGGCTATTTGTTGGTCTAACGTTTTATTTACCACTACTTCTTTACCATTACCCGTTTTTGGCATGTTTTGGATGGTTCCACCTTCTGGGTGATAAATTCCTTCTTGGGTTGTACCTGAATAAATTTTAGCATTCTCAGCACCTTCAACTTTTAACATCCCTAAAGCACCTTTATTGAACGCTCTGAAAATGGAGTGATCCACTAGAATGAAAGTTCCTGGAACGTCTACTTTGAACTCTACAATTGCAGAACCTCCAGCAGGAATTAATGTTGTTTGAACATTTTTATTAATCATGTCTCCACCTTCAATGTGTACTTTGTCGAAAATCTCTCCAATAACGTGGAAGGAAGAAACTAAATTCGGTCCACCGTTACCCATGTAAATTCTAACGGTTTCACCCACTTTAGCGGTTAACGCTTTGTCACCAGTTAAAGCACCAACTTTCCCATTAAAAACTACATAATCAGGATGTTCATCTACGGCTTTTGTCATATCGAAAGGTTGTATTCCAGGTTCTCCATTTTTTCCTTTGGTATAAAAATCACCTTGCATTACATAGTATTCTTTATCTACTGGAGGTAAACCACCTTCTGGTTCTACCAAAATTAATCCGTACATTCCGTTTGCAATGTGCATCCCTACAGGAGCTGTAGCACAGTGGTACACATATAATCCTGGATTGATACATTTGAAATTAAAAGTTTTTTCATGTCCTGGTGCTACTAAAGAAGAAGCAGCTCCACCACCTGGACCTGTAACGGCGTGTAAATCGATGTTGTGAGGCAATTTGTTGTCTGGGTGATTTTTCAAAGTAAATTGTACTTCATCACCTACTCTAGTTCTAATAAAACTTCCTGGTACACTACCACCAAAAGTCCAGTAAACATATTTAACACCGTCGGCCATTTCACCTTCGATTTCTTTAATTTCCATGTTTACGATTAATTTTTTTGCTGGACGATCTCCAACAGGCTTTGGCACAAAAGGAGGAGATGTTAATTCTGCAGTCATTTCTTCACCAACTGAAATATTAGCATAGTCGGTTTTAGAGTTGCTGTTTTGTTTACATGAAATACTTGCTGCACAAGCTACACATAATACTAAAACTTTTTTAATAAAATTACTCATGGTAGAAAAATTAGTTTTTTAATATTGGTTTAAATAATAGTTTTATTCCTATCATTTTATAGGTCAAAATTAAAGGACAAAAACATCCTTTAATATGATAAAAATCATATTTCAAAAAAAAGTTAAAAAAATATTAAAATGATTTATAAATAGTTTAACTGAAAATAAAAAAGTAACTTTGTTAACCGTTTGGTTAATCTAAAAAGTTAATTTATGTCAACTGAAGAAAAAATATTCGAAGCCGCTTTTAAAGTTTTTCAAAGAAAGGGATTTAATGGTGCAAGAATGCAAGAAATTGCAGATGAAGCAGAAATAAATAAGGCGATGCTTCATTATTTCTTTCGAAGTAAAGAAAAATTATTTGAAGCTGTATTTTTAAATGCTTTTGGAAAATTGGCTCCTCAAATCAATCAAATATTTAATTCCGAAGATTCAGTTTTTATTAAAATTGAGAAATTTACTCAAAGCTACATCAATTTTGTACTTGAATATCCATTTTTACCGCAATTCATTGTTCAAGAAATGAATAATAATAGTGAATTTGTGTCTAATTTTTTAAAGGTTGAGAATCGACCTAATCCCATAAAACTGATCGCGCAAATTGAGAAAGAAATTGAATTAGGAATAATAAAACCAATTCATCCTAAACAATTATTATTAGATATTTTCTCCATGACAATTTTCTCATTTGCAGCGCAAGGTTTAGTAAAAGGCATGTTACAGTTAACAGAAGAAGAATTTAAATCATTAATGATTGAACGTAAAAAACATATAAGTAATCAAATAATTATGGCAATTAAAAATGATGAAGTATAAAATAGTAATAATAAGTTTTTTTCTTTTCCAACTAGTTACTGCGCAAGAGCAGTTAACATTGGAAGAATGCTATCAATTAGTTGAAACTAACTATCCATTAGCCATGCAAAATTTAATTTTAGCAAATCAGCTTGAAGTTCAAACAGAAGCTTTTAATAAAGATAAATTACCAAAAGTCTCATTAAATGCTCAAGCAACATATCAATCGGAAGTTACCCGAGTTCCTTTTTCATTACCTAACGCTACAATTGAACCACTAAATAAAGACCAATATCGCGCTACTTTAGATATAAATCAATTAATCTATAATGGAAATGTTATAAAAGCGCAAACCAATTTAAAAACAGCTCAAACCAAAACGCAACAGCAACAAGTAAAAGTTTCTTTGTACCAATTAAAAAATCTTGTAAATCAGTATTATTTTGGAATTTTATTGTTGCAAAAAAAGCAAGAATTAGTAACGACAAAAAAAGTATTACTTCTCGAGAAAATTAAAGAAATTCAAGCAGCAGTTAAATTTGGTGCTGTTTTGCCTTCATCGGAACAAGTGATTCAAGCTGAAATTATTAAAATCGATCAGCAATCGAGCGATATTCGTTACGAAAAATTAAAACTCTTCAATCATCTAAATAAATTAACTGATGCAAACTTTAATGAAGATATAGAATTAGTAGAAAGCATAACTACATTAAATATTGAAGGAAATCGTCCTGAATACGAATTATTTGAATTGCAAAATCAACAAATAGATGCGAATAAAAGCCTTATTTCTAAAAGTAATGCTCCAAAAATAAATGCTTTTGCACAAGGTGGTTATGGAAATCCAGCTTTAAATATGTTAAACAATTCATTTGAAACGTTCTACATGGCTGGAGTTCGATTAAACTGGACATTATTCGATTGGAATAAAACCAAAAAAGAAAAAGAAGCTTTAGAAATTTCGAAACAACTTATCGAAACCGAAAAAGAAACTTTTGAAATTAACCTAAATAGACAATTACAAGAAATGAATTTTGAAATGGAGCGAATTGAAAAACAATTAGTTAGCGACAATGAGATTATCCAATTGCGAGAAAAAATTGTTCGTTCTGCTGAAGCACAAATGAAAAATGGTGTTATTACTTCATCAGATTATTTGAATGAAGTTACTCAACTTTTTGAAGCTAAAATCAACGAACAAACACATAAAGTTCAATTAGAATTGGCAAAAGCGAATTATCAAATCATAAAAGGAAATTAAATCAACATAAAATGAAGACATTCATAAAAATAATTCTTGTTTCAATAGTATTGTCTAGTTGTAATAAAAACAACGAAAATGCCGATGCTTATGGAAATTTTGAAACTACCGAAGTTACCGTCTCATCTGAAGCAAATGGTAAAATTGAATTTTTGAATATTGAAGAAGGAAATGAAATCAAAAAAGGAGAAATTGTTGCCTTAATCGACACGCTTCAATTACATTTTAATAAAGAACAACTTAAAGCTTCTATAGCAACAGTTCAATCTAAATCGGCTTCTGTTTTATCGCAAATTTCTGTTTTAAACGAACAATTAAAAACCGCTAAAATTGAACAAAATAGAATTTTAAACATGTTCAACGAAAATGCAGCAACAAAAAGACAAGTTGATGAAATTGAAGGCAAAGTTAATGTAATAAACAAGCAAATAAATAGTGTTCAAACGCAAAATGCTCCTATTTTAAATGAAGTCAAATCAATTGAAGTACAAATTGCAAAATTGGAAGACCAAATAAAAAAATCACAAGTTATTAATCCTATTGACGGAACGGTTTTAACCAAATATGCAGAAGCTTCAGAAATTACCGCTTTTGGAAAACCACTTTATAAAATTGCCAATCTTAATGAAATGGAACTTCAAGTATATTTTTCAGAAACACAGTTGCCACAAATAAAAATTGGACAGCATGTAAAAGTTGTTATCGATTCTAATGATAGTACAAAATCCTACAACGGAATAATTTCTTGGATAAGTTCGCAAGCCGAGTTTACACCAAAAGTAATTCAAACCAAAGAAGAAAGAACCAATTTAGTTTACGCTGTAAAAGTAAAAGTAAAAAACGACGGAAGTTTAAAAATAGGAATGCCAGCCGAGGTTTGGCTTAATAACTAAATAGATTAAAATGAAAAAAATAGTATTTATCGCAATGTTGTCTATTGCAATTGGATGTAAATCCACAAAAACAAATTCAAAATCAACAACCATGAACTTAAAAAGCTTACATACAGAACAAAAAGCTGTGCAAACGCATCTTTTATTTCAACCAACTGATGCTAAAGTAATTTCATTGCAAATTGCTAAAAACGAACAATTAAAGGAACACATCACAAAAGTTCCTGCTTTGTTAGTATGTGTTTCTGGCAAAGCAACATATAACGATGAAAAGGGAACTTCTGTCACATTACAATCAGGTGATTATTTCAATATTCCTGTAAATGTAAAACATTGGGTAGATGCACATGAAAAAAGTAATTTTTTATTGATAAAATAATTTATGAGTATTTCGGTTCAAAATATTTCCAAAAGTTACAAAGAGGTCCAGGCGTTACAAAACATTAGTTTTGAAGTAAATGAAGGGGAACTCTTTGGATTAATTGGTCCCGATGGAGCAGGTAAAACAACCCTTTTTAGATTACTCACTACTTTACTTGTTCCCAATGAAGGAAATGCATCAGTTGCCGAATATGACATTATTAAAAACTTAAAAGAAATTCGAAACTCGGTAGGTTATATGCCGGGTAAGTTTTCTTTATATCAAGATTTGACAATAGCCGAAAATTTAGAATTTTTTGCAACTATTTTTGGTACGACAATCGAAGAAAATTACGATTTAATCGAAGATATTTACGTTCAAATTGAACCTTTTAAAAATAGAAGAGCTGGTGCATTATCAGGCGGAATGAAACAAAAATTGGCATTATGTTGTGCCTTGATTCATAAGCCTAAAGTTTTGTTTTTAGACGAACCTACAACTGGAGTTGATCCTGTTTCAAGAAAAGAATTTTGGGAAATGCTCAAGCGATTAAAACAAAAAGGAATCACAATTTTAGTATCAACTCCTTATATGGACGAAGCTGCTCTATGTGATAGAATTGCTTTAATTCAAGAAGGAAAAATATTAAAAATAGATTCGCCTGAA of Flavobacterium channae contains these proteins:
- a CDS encoding ABC transporter ATP-binding protein produces the protein MSISVQNISKSYKEVQALQNISFEVNEGELFGLIGPDGAGKTTLFRLLTTLLVPNEGNASVAEYDIIKNLKEIRNSVGYMPGKFSLYQDLTIAENLEFFATIFGTTIEENYDLIEDIYVQIEPFKNRRAGALSGGMKQKLALCCALIHKPKVLFLDEPTTGVDPVSRKEFWEMLKRLKQKGITILVSTPYMDEAALCDRIALIQEGKILKIDSPENIVNSYQKVIYEVKSDTMYQLIEDLKAFPSSYSVYAFGEFVHYTDKGNLFQIENLMSYLTEKGHQNISIQKAKTTIEDVFMDL
- a CDS encoding TolC family protein; translation: MMKYKIVIISFFLFQLVTAQEQLTLEECYQLVETNYPLAMQNLILANQLEVQTEAFNKDKLPKVSLNAQATYQSEVTRVPFSLPNATIEPLNKDQYRATLDINQLIYNGNVIKAQTNLKTAQTKTQQQQVKVSLYQLKNLVNQYYFGILLLQKKQELVTTKKVLLLEKIKEIQAAVKFGAVLPSSEQVIQAEIIKIDQQSSDIRYEKLKLFNHLNKLTDANFNEDIELVESITTLNIEGNRPEYELFELQNQQIDANKSLISKSNAPKINAFAQGGYGNPALNMLNNSFETFYMAGVRLNWTLFDWNKTKKEKEALEISKQLIETEKETFEINLNRQLQEMNFEMERIEKQLVSDNEIIQLREKIVRSAEAQMKNGVITSSDYLNEVTQLFEAKINEQTHKVQLELAKANYQIIKGN
- a CDS encoding formylglycine-generating enzyme family protein; translation: MKRFHYCLILLFWVSISFSQVPKDMVTIGAGSYVPLYGTTDKKPVYIKSFLLDVYPVTNQEYLEFLKKNPNYRKSKIKRLFANTTYLSEWTGDLSFGPLNANAPVTNISWFAAKEYCECQGKRLATLDEWEYVAMADEKRKDARTREEFNKYILSWYEKNKTYNNSVGKTFKNYWGVYDMHGLVWEWTFDFNSIFLSGESRKDKDTDKDLFCGSGSVNATDLMNYAAFMRYAFRGSIKANYTTKNLGFRCAKNIAN
- the nirK gene encoding copper-containing nitrite reductase codes for the protein MSNFIKKVLVLCVACAASISCKQNSNSKTDYANISVGEEMTAELTSPPFVPKPVGDRPAKKLIVNMEIKEIEGEMADGVKYVYWTFGGSVPGSFIRTRVGDEVQFTLKNHPDNKLPHNIDLHAVTGPGGGAASSLVAPGHEKTFNFKCINPGLYVYHCATAPVGMHIANGMYGLILVEPEGGLPPVDKEYYVMQGDFYTKGKNGEPGIQPFDMTKAVDEHPDYVVFNGKVGALTGDKALTAKVGETVRIYMGNGGPNLVSSFHVIGEIFDKVHIEGGDMINKNVQTTLIPAGGSAIVEFKVDVPGTFILVDHSIFRAFNKGALGMLKVEGAENAKIYSGTTQEGIYHPEGGTIQNMPKTGNGKEVVVNKTLDQQIADGKNIYGRTCFACHQSEGQGIPGAFPPLAKSDFLNADSNRAVNAVLHGLSGEITVNGKKYNSVMTSQNLTDQEISDVLTYVYNSWGNNKTKVTPEMVKTQRAKPAPKVKDMHE
- a CDS encoding alginate export family protein, with the translated sequence MKLQNKMLVAVAFAISTVGSFAQELEVNLQIRPRFEYRNGFKELMKDDFYPTSFVSQRSRMNFFYKQEKLKANLSFQNVRVWGDVATTSPSDKNGVALFESWISYDFNTNWTAKFGRQVLSYDNQRIMGGIDWLQQGQSHDAVLVTNKKNGYQLDFGAALNNNNEVLYESGYVTNYKNMQFIWFNQKFSKLSLSFLALNNGYQYENLVENKFQVAYLQTIGTYGKWDTSKFYGDFGLYAQVGEAAVTNDKVDVGAYYAGFNLGYKFTNHFKAELGFEYLSGKDQNDTDTKVKSFTPLFGTNHGFNGLMDYFYVGNHKNSVGLQDLYTKFIYDKNKWQVTLSPHLFYSAASVYNMTTLEEQDSYLGTEIDLTATYKLDKNFVITGGVSKMFASDTMEILKGGNNNNCNNWAWVMVSFHPQLFTYKK
- a CDS encoding HlyD family secretion protein: MKTFIKIILVSIVLSSCNKNNENADAYGNFETTEVTVSSEANGKIEFLNIEEGNEIKKGEIVALIDTLQLHFNKEQLKASIATVQSKSASVLSQISVLNEQLKTAKIEQNRILNMFNENAATKRQVDEIEGKVNVINKQINSVQTQNAPILNEVKSIEVQIAKLEDQIKKSQVINPIDGTVLTKYAEASEITAFGKPLYKIANLNEMELQVYFSETQLPQIKIGQHVKVVIDSNDSTKSYNGIISWISSQAEFTPKVIQTKEERTNLVYAVKVKVKNDGSLKIGMPAEVWLNN
- a CDS encoding SCO family protein, which produces MKKIILFVIASLLLIGCNTKEEKQDIKDKPITDLSIYNLPEKWTNQDGKDIELKELRGKVLVMVMIYTSCKAACPRLVADMRHIEERIPEEYKDKVQLVLVSIDPTVDTPKRLKDFSIENKMTGDQWVFLRSNEENTREFAAVLAVNYKKISPIDFSHSNIISVFNAEGELAFQQEGLGVSYDKTVSKIKEEAAKIE
- a CDS encoding TetR/AcrR family transcriptional regulator, whose protein sequence is MSTEEKIFEAAFKVFQRKGFNGARMQEIADEAEINKAMLHYFFRSKEKLFEAVFLNAFGKLAPQINQIFNSEDSVFIKIEKFTQSYINFVLEYPFLPQFIVQEMNNNSEFVSNFLKVENRPNPIKLIAQIEKEIELGIIKPIHPKQLLLDIFSMTIFSFAAQGLVKGMLQLTEEEFKSLMIERKKHISNQIIMAIKNDEV